CAAAGCGGGACAGGTTGGAACAGGCTTCGGCCGTGCAGGTGACATAGTAGGCGGCCACGGCGTACCGTGTATGTGGCAGGCTCATTTCGACCACCGATGCGCCCTGCGCGCGAAGCTCATTTAGCATGCGGTCTACCGCGGCAGCCACCTCGCTGTCAAGGGGTGGCCGAAAGTATTCAGCGGGCCTACCGATGCGCAGCCCTCTCACCCCTTTGTGGAGCTCATTAAGCCAGGAACCTGGGGGAACCCGCGCGGAAGTGGCGTCGCGCCGGTCGTAACCGGCGATCACCTGCAGCAGCAGTGCGCAGTCGTTCACAGAGCGCGTCAGGGGTCCAATCTGGTCCAAGGAGGAACCAAAGGCAACCAACCCGTAGCGCGAAACACGGCCATAGGTCGGTTTCAACCCCACCAGGCCGCAGAAGGACGCCGGTTGCCGGACCGAACCGCCAGTATCAGAGCCGAGAGCCGCCCAGACCTCACCCCCTGCCACTGCCGCCGCCGACCCACTTGATGAGCCCCCTGGCACACGGCCCAGGTCATGCGGGTTACGCGTCGGTCCGTGGTAGGAAGACTCTCCAGAGGAGCCCATGCCGAACTCATCCATGTTCGTCTTGCCAACTACGATGGCCCCACTGCGCAGGAGGCGGGAGACGACGGTTGCCGAGAAGGGGGCGACGAACGCACGGAGGTGGCGCGAGCCGCAGGTGGTGGGCCAGCCGCGGACGTGGATGTTGTCCTTGATCCCTACGGCGAGTCCGGCCAGAGCCCCCGCCTTGCCCTTGGCCAAATGCCTGTCCACCACGCGAGCTCGGCGCAAGGCCTGCTCACCAAAGACCGTGATAAACGCGTTCAGCCTACTCTGCCCGATGCGGCTGAGGCAGTCCTCCACCACCTGAACGCACGAAACCTCTCCGCGGAGGAGCAGAGGCCTGAGCTCTGTGTAGTCGCGCGGCCATGAGGTAGGCACGTCAAAAACCGAGGCTGGAGGCAGACCTCACTCGCCATCCTGCGGCTTGCCCCCAGCCGGGAGCTGATCCTTAGTCGTGCCCTCTCCCTCGGGCACGTCCCTTACCGCCTTGCGGAATTCGCGAATACCCTTGCCCAAGCCTTGGGCAAGTTCAGGCAACTTGCGCGCGCCAAACACAAGCAAGATTGCAAAAAGAATGAGCAGCAGCTCCCAATGCCCGATCATGCCAGCCAGCATGGTAACCTCCGGGTTCTATCGTAGTTAGGACTTGGTCTTTTCGCAAAAGACCACTTAGTCCTCTGTCCTCTTAACCCTGCAAGTCGTCATCAACATCGCCTACGTTGAGCTCCTGTTTGACCTCCTCTGCAGCCTTGCGAAATTCCTGGACAGCCTTGCCTAAACCCCTGGCTAGCTCCGGCAGGCGCTTCGGTCCAAACAGGATCAACACGGCAAACATGATGAGCACCAACTCCCAGGGCCCAATTGCTCCACCGAACACGCTTGCTTACCTCCGTGCCCGCGCTACCGCAGCATCCGCAAAATGTAGGCTGCGATGACTATGCCAAACACCCCACACGCGTTGATGGAAAGACGCAAGCCAACCGTAACACTGAGCCACTCTGTTCCAAGGGTGGTGGGGTTCAGCGTAATAAGGTTCGCGCTCCGTGTCAAGAACTCCTTGACAACCCCCTCAGGAACCAGCATACCCACCAGGTGCCCCAGAATACTCCCGATCACTGCCCCCAGGAGCAAGACGAGTGCATACAACCCCAGAGGCCGTCTTCTCATAGCCCATCCTTCTCGTATTGTTCTTTCTCTCTGCGCGCATGAGCCTTACGCCCGGGCGCCCGTAGACCACGCACCAAACCCGCGACGATGTAGACCATCATGAGCGGGAAAAACACATACCTGGGGAAAAAGGGAATTGTCACCAATCCGAACAGAAAGATCGCCAGATTGCGCGAATTTGCCGCGCCGCGATTGAAGGCCAGCGCCGGCATCTTGTCGTACGGGAGACGACTCACCATCAGCAGGCACACGGCGGCCATCACCAACGGCAGCAAGCGGAACCTTGCCACGGCTGATGGCAGCAGAGGGTCAAGCCAGATGAAAGCACACACAGTCAGAGTAGCCATTGGCGCAGGCAGTCCCACGTAGAACTGACTGCTTCCTGCGGCGCTCAGCACGTTGAAGCGGGCCAACCGCAGACCCGAACAGAGCACGGGCATAAAGCCGAGTACCGCCCCAGCCACACCCATCTGCTTAAGAAAAATCTCGTAGCTCAAGACCCCCGGCAAAACGCCGAAAGAGACTACATCCGAGAGCGAATCCAGTTGCAGGCCAAAGTCGCTTCCTTTACCCGGGCGCGCCAAACGCGCAAACTTGCCGTCGAGCCCGTCAAAAATGGCGGCCAAAAACGCCAGCCACAGCGCACGTTCCCACGCACCATGTGCGGCCGAGAGGATGCCCAAAAAGCCGCACAGCATGTTGAGCGCGGTGCACACGTCCGCCAGGACGGACCACCTGTCAACTTCCCAAGCTCGCAATAGTGCTCTCTCCACCTCGTACCTTTTGCCCCAGCTGCACGTGTATGGCCGCTGCCGCCGGCAGTTCCAACTCTACCCTGGAGCCGAACCTGATGATGCCGATCTTTTGACCGCGCTCCACTTGCCAACCCTCGCGCAAGTGGCAAACTATGCGACGGGCCACCACTCCGGCAATGAGCCGCATGAGCAAATTGCCCTCTTGGCCACCAATGCCGATTATGACCTGCTCGTTGACGCGTCCCGCTTGGGCGCGCATAGCCGGGGTGAAGCGTCCTTTCTGGTAGCGAAAATGGCTCACAGAGCCGTTGAGTGGCGCGCGCACCACATGCACATCAAACAGCGACAAAAATATAGCGATGCGCCACACCGGTCCGGACAGGAACTCGCGCGCCTCCTGACGCTCGATAGCAACAATCCGCCCATCGGCAGGACTAAGCAGCAGGCCCTCTCCCTCTGGCGGGGTGCGTTTGGGGTCTCGGAAAAAGTACACCACAAGGCCTACGCCCGCCCAAAGCACGCAGGCCAGGACAGCGAGGGCAGGCGCCCCACTGACCAGCCAGCCCGCGCTGACCACCGCCGCCATCAAGGCGCAGGCCAGCACAGTGCCTATCCCCTCTGTGGCCACGTCCACCTCACGAGCGTCACCCTTGGCCCGCCTGACCCAGCACGCGCACCAAGAAGTCCTGGTAAAGCTGCTCTGCGCGCACCGGATCGGCTACCAGATAATCTCTATCCAGACGCTGGCCCGACTGAAGATCTTGTAGTCGGCAGGTGTCCAGGGAGATTTCATCCCCCACCAGGATCTTCCCCTTCGCACGGCCAAACTCGAGTTTCACGTCCAGGAGCTTTAGATTCCGACGCAGGAAAAAGTCCCTGAGCACCACATTGATCTTCAGCGCCGTGCGGCGGATGTGGCCCAGGTCGCCGCCGGAGGCGTGGCCAAATGCCACCACGTGGTCTTCATTGAGCATCGGGTCGTGACGCTCGTCATCCTTCAGATAGTACTCGACCACTGGATGTGGCAAGTCTTCGCCTTGCTCGACACCAAAGCGCTCGCCCAAACTGCCCACCGCCACATTGCGCACCACCACTTCCACTGGAATGATGTCCAGCCGCTTGACCAGCATCTCAGTGTCGGACAGGGATTTGACAAAGTGAGTGGGCACATGGTAGCTTTCCAGGTAACGGAAAAGGTGCGCGGAAACACGGTTGTTGACCACTCCCTTTCCCTTGACCGTTGTCGACTTGGCGCCATTGGCAGCTACCGCGTCGTGTTTGAACTCCTGGATTAACAAATCTGGGTTGTCGGTGGTGTAAAGGCGCTTGGTCTTGCCTTCGTAGAGCTTCTTGTCTTTTCTCAACGTCTCCTCCTGCTTCTCTAATCCCATGCGCCACGGTGTTCACACCAACCCGAGGCGCGCAAAGATATGATCGACGTGGCGTAGGCTGTAGCTCAGGTCGAAACAGCGCTCCACCTCTTCCGCAGGCAACACGCTGCGCACCTGCGGATCGTCCATCACCATCTCCTTGAAACCACCCCCACTGCGCCAGGCCTTCATCGCATTTGCCTGCACCCATTGATAGGCCTGTTCCCTGCTTACCCCTTTGCCCACTAGGGCTAACAGCAAGGCTTGCGAGAAGATCAACCCGCCGGTTTTTTCCAGATTGGCGCGCATGTGTTCGGGGTAGACCAGCATTCGGTCTACCACTTCTGTGAAGGTGGCAAGCATGTAGTCCAATGCGATGGTGCTGTCGGGCAGAACAACCCGCTCCACGCTGGAGTGGCTGATGTCCCTCTCGTGCCAGAGTGGCACGTTCTCCAAGCCAGCCAGGGCATAACTCCGCACCAAGCGGGCCATCCCTGCCAGGCGCTCGCAGGTAATGGGGTTGCGCTTGTGTGGCATCGCTGAGGAGCCCTTCTGTCCTGGCGAAAAGTACTCCTCAGCCTCGAGAATCTCGGTCCGCTGGAGATTGCGCAGTTCCACGGCAAACTTTTCGATGGAGCTGGCGATAAGGGCCAGCGTGCAGAGGAATTCGGCATGTACGTCACGTTGGACAATCTGGGTGGAAATCGGCGCCGGGCGCAGACCCAGTCGCGCACAGACCATCTCCTCCACGCGTGGGTCCAGGTAGGCGAAGGTGCCCACGGCTCCCGCAACCTTGCCCACCGATACAGCCTCAATGGCACGCATCAGGCGCTCTTGGGCGCGGCCCAGCTCGTCGTACCAGACGGCAAGCTTTAGCCCGAAGGTAATGGGCTCTGCGTGCACCCCATGCGTTCGGCCAATGCAAGGGGTGTGCTTGTGCTCTATGGCACGCCGGCGCACCGCCTCTCGCAGATCCTTCAGGTCGTCCAGCAGGACCGTCCCTGCCTCGCGCATGAGCAGGGCAAGAGCGGTGTCCAGCAGGTCCGACGAGGTGAGCCCTAAATGCAGGTACCGCGCCGCGTCGCCCACGGACTCGCCTACGTTGGTCAGAAAAGCAATGACATCGTGTTTGACCGTCTTTTCGATCTCGGCGATGCGCGCGACGTCGAAGCGCCCCTTGCTCCGTATAGTCTGTGCGGCTTCGCGAGGAATCTGCCCCAGCTCGGCCATCACCTCGCAGACCACCGTCTCCACTTCGAGCCAGGTGGCGAAGCGGTGCTCATCGCTCCAGATGGCGCCCATGCGCGGGCGTGTGTAGCGGGCGATCATGCGCACCTCACGACGAACGCGGCGGACGTTCGAGCCTGACCTGGGCATCGAAGACGCGCCCCTGCCTGAATACCTTTAGCCGCAATGAATCTCCAGGGCGCAGGTCTTGTTCGCTTATGATGGACATGATCTGGTCTGGCGTACGCACCGCCTTGCCATTGACTTCCAAAATGACGTCACCCGGTTTGAGGCCCGCACGCTCCCCTGGACTATTGTTGGCCACATCGGTCACCACCACGCCACGCTGCGCACCCAACCCCAGGGCAAACGCCACCATGGTACTGATCTCGTCCACCTCCAGCCCGGTCCAGAACTCGCGCTCCACCCGCCCCTTCTCTCGCAACTCGCGCACAATGCGCTTGATGGTATTCACGGGGATGGCGAACCCGATGCCGATGTTGCCGCTCATGTCCCGGCTACCGGAGATGATCCAGGTATTCATGCCGATCACTTCGCCAAGGCTGTTGAGCAAGGGGCCGCCGCTATTGCCACCATTGATCTGGGCGTCGGTCTGAATCATGTCCTGGTAAAGCCGACCGTTCTGCTCGCCAAAATCCATGTTCACATTGCTCACCACGCCCACGTTCACGCTGGGCTCAGAATTGATGTTGAACAGGCCAAAGGGATTACCCAGCGCGATGACCCACTCCCCCCTAATGACCTCATCCGAATTACCCAGCGTCACTGTGGGCAGGTCCTTGCCGTCGATCTTGAGCAAGGCGATGTCGGTAGTGAAATCGCTGCCCACCAGCTTTGCCTGGTACTGCTTTCCCCCCCACAGCGTGATCACAATCTCCACCGCATTGTGCACCACATGCTCGTTGGTGACGATATAGCCGTCTGGGGAGATGATGAAGCCGGACCCTAGGCTCTGCACTCGCTCTCGGTAACGACGCGGGTAGAAGAAATCCCAAAAGGGGTCATCCATGAACATGCGGCGGGTGTATTCGCGCACCTGGATGACGTTGATACCCACCACCGCCGGGCTCGCTTTGGCCACTGCTCGCGTAATTGCATTTTCGCGCGAGGCGGTGATTTGCCATTGGCGAAACAGCGCGAGCGAATCGTGCGCGCTGTTGGTCTGCGCTGCAGTCTCGGTCACCTCGATGACATGCGTGGACTTGGGCGCAGGCTGGTCCTGCCCACAGCGCGCCACTAAGAGGGTGGAGGCAACAAACCCTGCCACGAAAAAGGCCGCACCACGCGCGGTTTTGCCCATGATCGTCGTCTCCTTGTTCGCCAGAGCAGGCGCCTACTCCTTGGGGTAGCCCACCGACTGTGCCATGACCACCCTCTGGTCTTGCCGCAAACCCATCTTCTCCGCTAAGGCCGCTTTGTCTACCATATTCCGCACCACAGTAGCCAGTCCCTCCGAGGCACAGAACAGGTAGACATTCTGGCTAATGAAACCGGTGTCTGTGGCGGAGTAGAAATCTTTCATCTCTTCTGAGGCGCGACCCATCTTGGCCCGGTCGGCCACGAAAATCAAGTTAACCGGTGCCTCCGCCACAAAGCTCTGGCGTCCAGTAGCGGCTCTCAAGTCCTCTTTCAACACCAGTTCCAGCGCGTGGTCCTTGGGATTGTACAGGTAGAGCCCGTCGGCCAAAGCCACATACACGTCGATCTCCTGCATGTTCATGGCAGTGGGCGCGGTTCTCTTGCCCGATTCAGGCCGATTGATGCCGCATGCAGCCCAAAGCAAGTTGGAAAGTACTTGCAGCGGCAAGGGCTTGTTGCTGAAGGAGCGGGAGCTGGCCCGCGCCTTTAGGGCAGCCATCAGCGGCATACCCCCTTCGGTCTGCGGCGGGGGGAGCTTGATCGGTTCGCCACCCTGCACCATTCCGGCCAACGCCATGACGGCGCCAATAGAAAGCAATACCGCACTCTGCAGACACCACCTTACCATGACGCATCCTCCTTGCCTATTTGCCCGCTCAACTCTCTTTTTTGCCTTCTTCCGCCGGTTCGATGTGCACGATGACTTGAGTAACCTTGGGATTCTGCGCTACCACGCGGTTCCGCACCGAGCGGGCGATGTCATGCCCTTGGCTGACAGTGAGGTTTGGGTCGACCTGGATGTGGACGTCCATCTCCACCATCTCGCCCACCCGCCGCGCCCGGACCGCGTGAAAGCTGCGCACACCTGTGGTCTCCGCAACCGCTTGCGTGATGGCACCCAGCGTCACGCTGTCAGGTGCGCGGTCCATCAGCTCGCTGCCGCTGCTCCAAAGGATTTTGGCAGCCAGCACTACAAGAAAGGCCGAGAGGATCATGGCCGTCACATGGTCTACGAAGGCCCATCTGGGGCCGCCGAAGGTGACCACGGCCAGCCCTGCAGCCGCGGTGGCTGAAGCCCAGGCATCACTGCGGTGGTGCCACGCGTTGGCCACCAATGAATTGTCCGAAGCCTTTATGCCCACACGCCTGGTCAAGTGATACAGCAGTTCCTTAAATGGGACCGACACCGCCGCGACAATAAAGGGCAGAAGGCCTCGCACGGCGCTGTGGGTCTCGCGCACGGTAACCACCGCAGTGTAACCGATCCAAAGCGCGGCTGCAAGAAGGGCTGCACCCACGAACAACGTGGCCAACGTAGTGGCACGCCGATGACCGTAGTTGTGGCATTCATCTGCAGGCCTACTGGACACCCGCAGGCCTGCCAGGACTGCCACATCGGTCGCCATGTCCGAAATACTGTGCAATCCGTCCGCCAAGATGGCCTGGCTGTGGAACAGCGCTCCTGCTACAACTTTGGCGGCCGAAAAAAAGACATTAATGCCAAGACCAAACCATGTGACACCCGAAGGCGTCACTACCTTCGCGAAAAACCTACCCGCGTGAGTCATCGTTCCTGCACTCTCCCGGCCGAGGCGCTGTCTCCGACGCCCGCCACGTGGCACAGTACTCAGTATCCGCTGGTATTCTGCCCGGCGTCACTCGCTCTCTCACCCATCGTCCATGCAATCCTATCTCCCTGGCTGTCAGCGCAAAGTGGCACATGGCAATCCCCATGTCCACCCGCTGCAGGTCTAGAGCGCCCGGAATGCGGTATCCTTTAGTCCTGTGCAAAACCATGTGGAAACTGGACCGAGCCGGCTCCCACCACACACGCCAGGGCTGACGGTTCGACGCCGAAGGGGCCAGGCGCAACATTTCTAGCGCCAGCGCATAGCTGCCAACCTCTTCGGGAGAAAGCGGGCTCCCTGTTTCTGCGGAGAAGAAAAGCTCGGCCCACGGCTTCCGTGTGGCCGATTTTGCCAGCCGACGAAAGGCTGCATCAACCAGAGTCGCGCCGACCTTCGCATAACCCAGCGGGCTTACCGCCGGGAGAAGCTCCCCTTCCCCCAACTGCACCGCCCTGGCGAAAAGGCTACGTGCGAAAGTTCCGCCCAACCAACAAGTGGCCACCCCCAATTCTGTTGCCTTCAGTATCGCGGCTTCGAAAACAAAACCAAAGTCCTCCAGCTCCATTGGGCCATGCTGTACCGCCCCAACCAGAAAAGCATGCGCCCCTTTGATCACCCCATACGTTCCCCATCTGGCACCAAACCACTGGCCCGGCTCCAGCTCCACCAGCCCAAGACGTACCGCGTTGCCGAACGGACCCTCTCTTGGATCTCGTAGCCACGTGGCGAGCGCCTGCTGCACCTCAGGGGCTAAGGGCCTGCCATCGAAAGTGCGACACGAACGGCGTGCCCTTATTAGCTCGACGACGGACCGCTGGTACCTGGCCTCCCACGACCCCATCAATGCACCCCCTCTGTGTTCGCCCTCGCGATCTCCCCGTTTTGCCTGCTAAAGATAGCAAAAGTTGGTCTCATTTTCAATCATCTTCTGCTTGCTTCCGCAATAAGACTTACCAGCGTTCGTAATGAACACGTCCCTCCTTGTACCGCTCGGCCCCGCCGATTGGCTCACCGGGATAGCCAATGGCAACGATGCACAGAGGCATGACTTCGTCCGGCAGGGCAAACAGCTTACGCACGCCAACCACGCGCTCCTCGCGTGGATAAACGCCCACCCAGACGCCACCGAGGCCCAGGGCATGCGCGGCCAGAAGGAGGTTCTCTGTGGCAGCTGCACAGTCCTGCACCCAATATCCTGCGTGTACTTCCAACCGGAGATCTGCGCACACCACCACCGCCACGGGAGCATGAAGTAGCATCTTGCCGTGAGGAAGAAGCTCAGCCAAGGCTTCCAGCGTTCCCCTCGCCCTCACCACCACAAAATGCCAAGGCTGTTGGTTGCCCGCCGAGGGAGCCGACATCGCCGCCACCAGTAGCTTGCGAACCACCTCCGGCGGCACGGGGCGACTGGTAAAAGTTCGCACACTCCTTCGGGTTATGATCGCCTCATATGCCTCCATGATACCTCCGGACCAGAAACTGACACGTGCACCCCGCTCGCGCTACAACAACCGTCCTGACCTAGCGTTCGCAGTCACTTCCTCACCACCCAAACACTCCTGCAAGGGTGCGATGGAGTGTTCCGCAATGGTTTGGAAATCGAGCCCGAGTGAACCCTACGCCTTGACGGCATGCGGAGCTTCCTCCGTGCCTCTCTCAGAGCCCATGGCGACTTGCCGTCGAGGACGGTCGTCGCGCTCAGAGCCACCACTCCCGTTCCTGCGCACCGCTATCGCGACCTGCAACAGCAGTCTCTCACCGTGTATGCAGTACCGAGGACCGCTGCATCACGGGCGTCCAGCATCTTGCACCTGCACCTACGAAGCGAGCACTTGCCCAGAAGTAGCATCGACGACCGCCGTGCCCCCGGCCGGCAAGTCTATGACAATAGATCTGCCCCCGCGCAACCGCACAGCGCGCCTTCCCCCTTCTTTGCTGTGGACGCAGATTAGGCCGTTCCCAGCATAGAAAACATCCCCGGCCCCTCCGTATATGTGCGCCCCAGCCTCGGCGAAAACCCTCCTCATCAGAGCCGGACTCACAATGGGGAGAGCGCAGTACCACCGCACGCTTCCCCCCACCTCTTTGCGCACAAAAGCAGGGCGCCTGCTGCTCCGCAGGACACCAAGCACGGAGCAGTGAGGGTCGTCCACTGCGAACATGGGCACCAGAGCCTCCACGTCCAAGCGCAAGCGCTCATCCGGCCAGCGGGGGTCAGTGACCTCAACCTCTGGGTGTTCCTCCTCCACCCTGCGCACCCTTATCCCCGTTGTCTCGCCCATAAAGTCCTCACTCAAACAAACCTGGTCGCAGAATCCAGGCGCGTAGAAGAAGACCAGATGTCGGTTTTCCCCAGCCACGCGTGTGCACACAAAGGCCCGCTGCGCCTCGCTCATGACGAAGGTGTTCATGAAGACCACCACGCGATACTTTCTCAGGTCAATGCGGGGAAGATCGGCCACGTGCACCTGGTCACAGACGATGCCGCTCAGGTATATCGCCAAGGTGGTCTCATCCATGAGGGTCCGGCTCACCGGGTCCGCCTGCGGAGTAGAGGCAAGAAAGTAGAAGGCCTCGGTGTCGTACACCACGAGCACGTCGGCTTCGCTCTGGAATTCCTCGTGGAGGCGTGAGGCGAAGAGCCCATGTAGTTTCCTGATTTCTTCCGCCAAGATGGGGTGGTCCCACCAGCCGGCATTGGCGAACCCTACGCCAAAATCGTACAGCCACAGACCGTGGCCGCGAGTCAGGGTGGCAATCAAGTTCCGCCGCAGGAGAGCCACGCTCAGCTCGGCCGATCCGCGGTACCCTGGCATCAGCGGGTCCCACACCAAATCGGGCTTCTGGTCCATCTCATCTAACCAGAGCTTGCCGTGCAGGCGGCAGCTTTCCAATAGGCTGCGAGAGCGGTAGGCCCCACCCGGCTCAGTGGAAAAGGGGAAATAGCATTGAGGTCCGCTGAGGTAGTCAATCCACGGGGACTCCAGTATGCGCATGAACTCCAGGTGGCCGCCCGGTGCCTGGCGGCCGAACATAGGGAACATGTACCCGTAGAAGGTACCGGTCACTATTGGCCGAGGCCAATTCTCCTTTACCAAGCGGCAGAAGTACTCGATGTTCTCAGCGACCAGCTCCTGCTGACAGCGATAGTAATCCACGACCTGAAGTTCTGCCTGCGGCAGGCGGAAAACGCCCGCACCTGTCCGCGCCCGCGCTTCGTGCCCAGGCACCTCGGCGGTCTCGAAAGTAGTATGGGGATTCCTCCACGCGTGCTGCAATGCACGGTCATTGCCGTAACGAACCTTGAGCCAGCGACGGAAATGGCGGGTCATCGCCGGACCCGCATCTGGCTCGTTGTGAAAGAAGCCCCAGTAGTGCCATTCGCCGTACACGCCGCAGGCAATGTGGATCCCCGCAAGAGCCTTCCCCTCCTCCGAGCCGGCCAGCTCCCGACAAAACCGAGCCACTTGTTCTCCGACCTGCTCCCGCCATAGCTGTGAGGCAAGACTCACTCTATTCACAGGGCTATTGTCAAATTCGATAATGCGGTGGAGC
The candidate division KSB1 bacterium DNA segment above includes these coding regions:
- the gatA gene encoding Asp-tRNA(Asn)/Glu-tRNA(Gln) amidotransferase subunit GatA translates to MPTSWPRDYTELRPLLLRGEVSCVQVVEDCLSRIGQSRLNAFITVFGEQALRRARVVDRHLAKGKAGALAGLAVGIKDNIHVRGWPTTCGSRHLRAFVAPFSATVVSRLLRSGAIVVGKTNMDEFGMGSSGESSYHGPTRNPHDLGRVPGGSSSGSAAAVAGGEVWAALGSDTGGSVRQPASFCGLVGLKPTYGRVSRYGLVAFGSSLDQIGPLTRSVNDCALLLQVIAGYDRRDATSARVPPGSWLNELHKGVRGLRIGRPAEYFRPPLDSEVAAAVDRMLNELRAQGASVVEMSLPHTRYAVAAYYVTCTAEACSNLSRFDGLRFGERVAGVGLEETYAMSRSAGFGPEVQRRIMLGSFVLSAGHYKAYYDKAQRVRSLLREEFAQAFRKVDCVVTPTSPTTAFGLGERTQDP
- the tatA gene encoding twin-arginine translocase TatA/TatE family subunit — protein: MLAGMIGHWELLLILFAILLVFGARKLPELAQGLGKGIREFRKAVRDVPEGEGTTKDQLPAGGKPQDGE
- a CDS encoding twin-arginine translocase TatA/TatE family subunit encodes the protein MFGGAIGPWELVLIMFAVLILFGPKRLPELARGLGKAVQEFRKAAEEVKQELNVGDVDDDLQG
- the pssA gene encoding CDP-diacylglycerol--serine O-phosphatidyltransferase, whose protein sequence is MRAWEVDRWSVLADVCTALNMLCGFLGILSAAHGAWERALWLAFLAAIFDGLDGKFARLARPGKGSDFGLQLDSLSDVVSFGVLPGVLSYEIFLKQMGVAGAVLGFMPVLCSGLRLARFNVLSAAGSSQFYVGLPAPMATLTVCAFIWLDPLLPSAVARFRLLPLVMAAVCLLMVSRLPYDKMPALAFNRGAANSRNLAIFLFGLVTIPFFPRYVFFPLMMVYIVAGLVRGLRAPGRKAHARREKEQYEKDGL
- a CDS encoding phosphatidylserine decarboxylase — protein: MDVATEGIGTVLACALMAAVVSAGWLVSGAPALAVLACVLWAGVGLVVYFFRDPKRTPPEGEGLLLSPADGRIVAIERQEAREFLSGPVWRIAIFLSLFDVHVVRAPLNGSVSHFRYQKGRFTPAMRAQAGRVNEQVIIGIGGQEGNLLMRLIAGVVARRIVCHLREGWQVERGQKIGIIRFGSRVELELPAAAAIHVQLGQKVRGGESTIASLGS
- a CDS encoding phosphoribosylaminoimidazolesuccinocarboxamide synthase, whose protein sequence is MRKDKKLYEGKTKRLYTTDNPDLLIQEFKHDAVAANGAKSTTVKGKGVVNNRVSAHLFRYLESYHVPTHFVKSLSDTEMLVKRLDIIPVEVVVRNVAVGSLGERFGVEQGEDLPHPVVEYYLKDDERHDPMLNEDHVVAFGHASGGDLGHIRRTALKINVVLRDFFLRRNLKLLDVKLEFGRAKGKILVGDEISLDTCRLQDLQSGQRLDRDYLVADPVRAEQLYQDFLVRVLGQAGQG
- the purB gene encoding adenylosuccinate lyase, which gives rise to MIARYTRPRMGAIWSDEHRFATWLEVETVVCEVMAELGQIPREAAQTIRSKGRFDVARIAEIEKTVKHDVIAFLTNVGESVGDAARYLHLGLTSSDLLDTALALLMREAGTVLLDDLKDLREAVRRRAIEHKHTPCIGRTHGVHAEPITFGLKLAVWYDELGRAQERLMRAIEAVSVGKVAGAVGTFAYLDPRVEEMVCARLGLRPAPISTQIVQRDVHAEFLCTLALIASSIEKFAVELRNLQRTEILEAEEYFSPGQKGSSAMPHKRNPITCERLAGMARLVRSYALAGLENVPLWHERDISHSSVERVVLPDSTIALDYMLATFTEVVDRMLVYPEHMRANLEKTGGLIFSQALLLALVGKGVSREQAYQWVQANAMKAWRSGGGFKEMVMDDPQVRSVLPAEEVERCFDLSYSLRHVDHIFARLGLV
- a CDS encoding trypsin-like peptidase domain-containing protein — translated: MGKTARGAAFFVAGFVASTLLVARCGQDQPAPKSTHVIEVTETAAQTNSAHDSLALFRQWQITASRENAITRAVAKASPAVVGINVIQVREYTRRMFMDDPFWDFFYPRRYRERVQSLGSGFIISPDGYIVTNEHVVHNAVEIVITLWGGKQYQAKLVGSDFTTDIALLKIDGKDLPTVTLGNSDEVIRGEWVIALGNPFGLFNINSEPSVNVGVVSNVNMDFGEQNGRLYQDMIQTDAQINGGNSGGPLLNSLGEVIGMNTWIISGSRDMSGNIGIGFAIPVNTIKRIVRELREKGRVEREFWTGLEVDEISTMVAFALGLGAQRGVVVTDVANNSPGERAGLKPGDVILEVNGKAVRTPDQIMSIISEQDLRPGDSLRLKVFRQGRVFDAQVRLERPPRSS
- a CDS encoding SagB/ThcOx family dehydrogenase; the encoded protein is MVQGGEPIKLPPPQTEGGMPLMAALKARASSRSFSNKPLPLQVLSNLLWAACGINRPESGKRTAPTAMNMQEIDVYVALADGLYLYNPKDHALELVLKEDLRAATGRQSFVAEAPVNLIFVADRAKMGRASEEMKDFYSATDTGFISQNVYLFCASEGLATVVRNMVDKAALAEKMGLRQDQRVVMAQSVGYPKE
- a CDS encoding cation diffusion facilitator family transporter, producing MTHAGRFFAKVVTPSGVTWFGLGINVFFSAAKVVAGALFHSQAILADGLHSISDMATDVAVLAGLRVSSRPADECHNYGHRRATTLATLFVGAALLAAALWIGYTAVVTVRETHSAVRGLLPFIVAAVSVPFKELLYHLTRRVGIKASDNSLVANAWHHRSDAWASATAAAGLAVVTFGGPRWAFVDHVTAMILSAFLVVLAAKILWSSGSELMDRAPDSVTLGAITQAVAETTGVRSFHAVRARRVGEMVEMDVHIQVDPNLTVSQGHDIARSVRNRVVAQNPKVTQVIVHIEPAEEGKKES
- a CDS encoding nitroreductase, producing MGSWEARYQRSVVELIRARRSCRTFDGRPLAPEVQQALATWLRDPREGPFGNAVRLGLVELEPGQWFGARWGTYGVIKGAHAFLVGAVQHGPMELEDFGFVFEAAILKATELGVATCWLGGTFARSLFARAVQLGEGELLPAVSPLGYAKVGATLVDAAFRRLAKSATRKPWAELFFSAETGSPLSPEEVGSYALALEMLRLAPSASNRQPWRVWWEPARSSFHMVLHRTKGYRIPGALDLQRVDMGIAMCHFALTAREIGLHGRWVRERVTPGRIPADTEYCATWRASETAPRPGECRNDDSRG
- a CDS encoding nitroreductase family protein yields the protein MEAYEAIITRRSVRTFTSRPVPPEVVRKLLVAAMSAPSAGNQQPWHFVVVRARGTLEALAELLPHGKMLLHAPVAVVVCADLRLEVHAGYWVQDCAAATENLLLAAHALGLGGVWVGVYPREERVVGVRKLFALPDEVMPLCIVAIGYPGEPIGGAERYKEGRVHYERW